A single genomic interval of Arachis duranensis cultivar V14167 chromosome 7, aradu.V14167.gnm2.J7QH, whole genome shotgun sequence harbors:
- the LOC127740561 gene encoding uncharacterized protein LOC127740561: MRPTPGVSRLCTQQANEPSTTASYGVQSDPAIVAPSRARSCGERQTTSNSTQDAQGQGTSTATSHSSTSAPKLKYDGAKCWHPPKPELKRISQIFRENYNKPWLSFNEADDDTRKIWWTEWRKCFDIIDTEEDDIYQAWRFRAAKRLRGMLHAICKKGARPYWIPPEVLGELMRRWDTDAYRQLQARSAAARKSTRGTFLHTTRGTTFPEARLRLHTHSRKEHRTQWVDEHSRKTKDIYQERMFQAEQKWQAAIEASVTDSPPISEESIWIETMGGKRRGRLYGMGEVRDSSMV, from the exons ATGAGGCCTACTCCGGGTGTGTCAAGATTATGCACTCAACAAGCTAATGAACCTTCCACCACTGCCTCATATGGTGTGCAGAGTGATCCCGCTATTGTAGCTCCCAGTCGAGCAAGATCTTGTGGAGAAAGACAAACTACATCTAATAGTACCCAAGATGCTCAGGGTCAAGGAACATCCACTGCCACTAGTCACTCCAGCACAAGTGCTCCCAAGCTCAAATATGATGGTGCCAAATG TTGGCACCCACCTAAGCCTGAATTAAAGCGTATTTCTCAGATTTTTAGGGAAAACTACAACAAGCCTTGGCTGAGCTTTAATGAGGCAGATGATGATACTCGAAAAATATGGTGGACTGAATGGAGG aaATGCTTTGACATTATTGATACGGAGGAGGATGATATCTATCAAGCTTGGAGGTTTAGGGCTGCCAAGCGCTTGCGAGGTATGCTCCATGCCATTTGCAAAAAAGGTGCCCGTCCATATTGGATCCCACCAGAAGTTCTTGGTGAATTGATGAGACGTTGGGACACTGATGCCTATAGACAATTACAGGCAAGAAGTGCAGCTGCCAGAAAATCGACTCGAGGTACTTTCCTTCACACTACAAGAGGCACCACCTTTCCAGAAGCGAGGTTACGCTTG CACACTCATAGTCGCAAAGAGCATAGGACACAATGGGTTGATGAACACTCCCGAAAGACAAAG GATATATATCAAGAGCGTATGTTTCAGGCTGAACAAAAGTGGCAGGCTGCTATAGAGGCTAGTGTAACTGATTCACCGCCTATCTCTGAGGAAAGCATATGGATTGAGACAATGGGTGGAAAACGAAGAGGTAGGCTATATGGCATGGGTGAGGTAAGGGACTCTTCCATGGTGTGA